One genomic segment of Streptomyces liangshanensis includes these proteins:
- a CDS encoding ABC transporter substrate-binding protein → MKIRMRLARCVAGGAALAMGLSLTACGDGGGAGGAQEFHVLVYGDAANKVEKEIVATFNKTSDVKAVLDTVPGADYQQKLQTVINTPQAPDVFFNWGGGSIQPFVKAGLLLPLDDMIKKEPGLKANFLPSVFNTAVVDGKAYGVPMRGTQPVLLFNNRAVLADAGVQPPKTWDELLTAVDKLKAKKVTPIALGGGDQWPTLMWFEYLYDRVAGPGLFEKALAGDKEAWDSPDSRKALSMLKELIDAKAFGTNYDSVKFTDGGSAALLASGKAGFELMGSWEYSTQQDASPDFAKKDLGYDAFPAVAGGKGDAAGIVGNTNNFYSVTKKTKHADAIAKFLELMYSDAFVKSQLAIGNLPTTTNTEKHLAGAANPDYLKYQLDLVGKAPSFQLSWDQAYAPENMTPIHQAVQQFFNGSLDADGFIKAMQALTTA, encoded by the coding sequence ATGAAGATACGCATGCGACTCGCCCGGTGTGTGGCGGGCGGCGCGGCCCTGGCGATGGGGCTGTCCCTGACGGCCTGCGGGGACGGCGGCGGCGCCGGCGGGGCCCAGGAGTTCCACGTACTCGTCTACGGAGACGCGGCGAACAAGGTCGAGAAGGAGATCGTCGCGACCTTCAACAAGACCTCCGACGTCAAGGCCGTCCTCGACACCGTGCCCGGCGCCGACTACCAGCAGAAGCTCCAGACCGTCATCAACACCCCGCAGGCCCCCGACGTCTTCTTCAACTGGGGCGGGGGCAGCATCCAGCCCTTCGTCAAGGCAGGGCTGCTGCTGCCGCTCGACGACATGATCAAGAAGGAGCCGGGCCTCAAGGCGAACTTCCTGCCCTCGGTCTTCAACACGGCGGTCGTCGACGGCAAGGCGTACGGCGTGCCGATGCGCGGCACCCAGCCCGTCCTGCTCTTCAACAACCGCGCGGTCCTCGCCGACGCGGGCGTACAACCGCCCAAGACCTGGGACGAACTGCTCACGGCGGTGGACAAGCTCAAGGCGAAGAAGGTCACCCCGATCGCGCTCGGCGGCGGCGACCAGTGGCCCACGCTCATGTGGTTCGAGTACCTGTACGACCGTGTCGCGGGCCCCGGACTCTTCGAGAAGGCCCTCGCGGGCGACAAGGAGGCGTGGGACAGCCCCGACAGCAGGAAGGCGCTGAGCATGCTCAAGGAGCTGATCGACGCCAAGGCCTTCGGGACCAACTACGACTCGGTGAAGTTCACCGACGGCGGTTCCGCCGCCCTCCTGGCGAGCGGCAAGGCCGGGTTCGAGCTGATGGGCTCGTGGGAGTACTCGACCCAGCAGGACGCCAGCCCCGACTTCGCGAAGAAGGACCTCGGGTACGACGCCTTCCCGGCCGTCGCGGGCGGCAAGGGCGACGCCGCCGGCATCGTCGGCAACACCAACAACTTCTACTCCGTGACGAAGAAGACCAAGCACGCCGACGCCATCGCCAAGTTCCTGGAACTGATGTACTCCGACGCGTTCGTGAAGTCGCAGCTCGCCATCGGGAACCTCCCCACCACCACCAACACCGAGAAGCACCTCGCCGGCGCCGCCAACCCCGACTACCTCAAGTACCAGCTCGACCTGGTCGGCAAGGCCCCGTCGTTCCAGCTCTCCTGGGACCAGGCGTACGCCCCCGAGAACATGACCCCCATCCACCAGGCCGTCCAGCAGTTCTTCAACGGCAGCCTCGACGCCGACGGCTTCATCAAGGCCATGCAGGCCCTGACCACCGCGTAG
- a CDS encoding carbohydrate ABC transporter permease produces the protein MTATASRAPRARPRPGRGVSPPGVARPGIGWAVPATLFFVLFALVPLVLVAVLSFTTWSGLGSPRFAGLGNWTKLFHDPVMIKSLWLSLLLTALGVAVQTPLSLLLGVWAAGPQRNRAVLSAVFFVPLLLSATAVSVLWRALLDPNFGVPAQARWLFGDGNLLGSRTGAIGVLVLVSTWQFTPLHALIYQGAARAVPTVLYQAAAIDGAGTVRQFFHVTLPQLRNAIITSVILMVVGGLTTFDTVLILTQGGPGTDTTITAFYMYQKAFKGFDFGAGAAIALLLVLVATLVSLVVVRVSGYDKMAGTKDGLS, from the coding sequence ATGACTGCCACCGCCTCCCGGGCGCCACGCGCCCGGCCCCGGCCCGGACGGGGGGTGTCCCCGCCCGGGGTCGCCCGCCCCGGCATCGGCTGGGCCGTGCCCGCCACCCTGTTCTTCGTCCTGTTCGCCCTCGTACCGCTCGTGCTCGTCGCGGTGCTCTCCTTCACCACCTGGAGCGGTCTGGGCTCACCGCGGTTCGCGGGACTCGGCAACTGGACCAAGCTGTTCCACGACCCGGTCATGATCAAGAGTCTCTGGCTCAGCCTCCTGCTCACCGCGCTGGGCGTGGCGGTCCAGACACCCCTGAGCCTCCTCCTCGGTGTCTGGGCGGCCGGCCCCCAGCGCAACCGCGCCGTCCTGTCCGCCGTCTTCTTCGTCCCGCTCCTGCTCTCCGCCACCGCCGTCTCCGTCCTGTGGCGCGCCCTGCTCGACCCCAACTTCGGCGTCCCCGCCCAGGCCCGCTGGCTCTTCGGCGACGGCAACCTCCTGGGCTCACGGACCGGCGCGATCGGCGTCCTCGTCCTCGTCAGCACCTGGCAGTTCACCCCGCTCCACGCACTGATCTACCAAGGGGCCGCGCGAGCCGTACCGACCGTCCTCTACCAGGCAGCCGCCATCGACGGGGCGGGAACGGTACGGCAGTTCTTCCACGTCACCCTGCCGCAACTGCGCAACGCCATCATCACGTCGGTGATCCTCATGGTCGTCGGCGGGCTCACCACCTTCGACACCGTACTGATCCTCACCCAGGGCGGACCGGGCACCGACACCACCATCACGGCCTTCTACATGTACCAAAAGGCCTTCAAGGGCTTCGACTTCGGAGCGGGAGCCGCGATCGCGCTGCTGCTCGTCCTCGTCGCGACCCTCGTCTCGCTCGTCGTGGTCCGGGTCTCCGGCTACGACAAGATGGCCGGCACCAAGGACGGACTCTCATGA
- a CDS encoding carbohydrate ABC transporter permease: protein MRRTPNYLAGAGVFVWLCLVGLPLYVLLGATVQSRAEYTAGGPLSFPRTFSLSNYTEDFSNGFGRYFLNTVIVTTSVVVIVLLLVPPLAFSIVRHRGRSGPRVFRLFLLGLAIPAQAVIVPMFYVISKAGLYDNLIGVILPTAAFCLPVCALILTGAMRDITDELFEAMAIDGADTRRVFFQLVVPLSKGGISTIVVFSALQAWNGFLFPLVLTQSENTKVLTLGLYNFQTQYGINIPGLLAAVVLSTVPVLLVYLFARRALVQGLMGVGGK, encoded by the coding sequence ATGAGGCGCACCCCCAACTACCTCGCGGGCGCGGGCGTGTTCGTCTGGCTCTGTCTGGTCGGACTGCCGCTGTACGTGCTCCTCGGCGCCACCGTGCAGTCCCGCGCCGAGTACACCGCGGGCGGCCCACTGTCCTTCCCCCGAACCTTCAGCCTCTCCAACTACACCGAGGACTTCTCCAACGGCTTCGGCCGCTACTTCCTCAACACCGTCATCGTGACCACCAGTGTCGTGGTCATCGTCCTCCTCCTCGTCCCCCCGCTCGCCTTCTCGATCGTCCGCCACCGCGGCCGGTCGGGACCCCGCGTCTTCCGCCTCTTCCTGCTCGGGCTCGCCATCCCCGCGCAGGCGGTGATCGTCCCGATGTTCTACGTCATCAGCAAAGCCGGCCTCTACGACAACCTCATCGGCGTCATCCTCCCGACGGCCGCGTTCTGCCTGCCCGTCTGCGCGCTCATCCTCACGGGCGCCATGCGCGACATCACCGACGAGCTCTTCGAGGCCATGGCCATCGACGGCGCCGACACCCGCCGGGTCTTCTTCCAGCTCGTCGTCCCCCTCTCCAAGGGCGGTATCTCGACCATCGTGGTCTTCTCCGCCCTCCAGGCCTGGAACGGCTTCCTCTTCCCCCTCGTCCTGACCCAGTCCGAGAACACCAAGGTCCTCACCCTCGGGCTGTACAACTTCCAGACCCAGTACGGCATCAACATCCCCGGCCTGCTGGCGGCCGTGGTCCTCTCCACCGTGCCGGTCCTGCTCGTCTACCTGTTCGCCCGCCGCGCCCTGGTCCAGGGGCTCATGGGCGTCGGAGGAAAGTGA
- a CDS encoding beta-glucosidase family protein → MTLEEKLAQLYGLWAGASHDGAEVAPHQHDMDEPPTLDELLPHGLGQLTRPFGTVPVDPALGALSLMRTQERIVAANRFGIPAMAHDECLAGFAAWGATTYPVPLSWGAAFDPALVEEMARAIGHDMRSVGVHQGLAPVLDVVRDARWGRVEETIGEDPYLVGTTAVAYIKGLESAGIVATLKHFVGYSASRGGRNLAPVGMGPRERADVMLPPFEMAVRESGVRSVMHAYTDTDGVPCAADADLLTGLLRDTWGFTGTVVADYFGIAFLASLHGVAADAGEAAAAALTAGVDVELPTVKTFGAPLRDLVSSGQVPEAVVDRAVRRVLTQKEALGLLDPDWSPVPSALAHVDPRVPGATDRLRGTVSLDRPEHRDISRRLAERSVILLSNQGALPLGRPRRIALVGPQADTPTAVLGCYSFPVHVGSQHPGTPVGIELPTLREALAAEFPDSEVVTVAGSDIDTPDTSGFARAVAAASEADVVVVALGDRAGLFGRGTSGEGCDAESLALPGVQHHLLDALLDTGKPVVVTLLAGRPYALGRATHEAAAIVQAFFPGQEGAGAVAGVLGGRINPSGRLPVSVPRLAGAQPSTYLAAPLAMAGDVSSIDPTPAFGFGHGLTYTTFAWSDLDTGGDGDRTPPVATDGEVALAFTVRNTGERAGDEVVQLYLRDPVASVVQPVQRLIGYVRVALDPGRSARIGVTVPADLASFTGRDGRRVVEPGRLELRLAASSTDVRFTAAVTLTGPPRHVDHTRELHARFTVTRT, encoded by the coding sequence ATGACGCTGGAGGAGAAACTCGCCCAGCTCTACGGCCTGTGGGCCGGCGCCTCCCACGACGGCGCCGAAGTGGCCCCCCACCAGCACGACATGGACGAACCGCCGACGCTGGACGAGCTACTGCCGCACGGACTGGGCCAGTTGACCCGGCCCTTCGGCACCGTCCCGGTCGACCCCGCCCTCGGGGCCCTCTCGCTCATGCGCACCCAGGAACGCATCGTCGCCGCGAACCGCTTCGGCATCCCCGCCATGGCCCACGACGAGTGCCTCGCCGGGTTCGCCGCCTGGGGCGCCACCACCTACCCGGTCCCGCTGTCCTGGGGAGCCGCCTTCGACCCCGCCCTGGTCGAGGAGATGGCCCGCGCCATCGGCCACGACATGCGGTCGGTGGGCGTGCACCAAGGCCTCGCCCCCGTCCTGGACGTCGTACGGGACGCCCGCTGGGGCCGGGTCGAGGAGACCATCGGCGAGGACCCCTACCTCGTCGGCACCACCGCCGTCGCCTACATCAAGGGACTTGAGTCCGCCGGGATCGTGGCTACCCTCAAACACTTCGTGGGGTACTCGGCCTCGCGCGGCGGGCGCAACCTGGCACCCGTCGGCATGGGGCCCAGGGAGCGCGCCGACGTCATGCTCCCGCCCTTCGAGATGGCGGTGCGCGAAAGCGGCGTACGGTCCGTCATGCACGCGTACACCGACACCGACGGCGTGCCGTGCGCGGCCGACGCGGACCTCCTCACCGGACTCCTCCGCGACACCTGGGGCTTCACCGGAACGGTCGTGGCCGACTACTTCGGCATCGCCTTCCTCGCGTCCCTGCACGGGGTCGCAGCCGACGCGGGCGAGGCCGCCGCGGCCGCGCTGACCGCCGGGGTCGACGTCGAACTGCCCACCGTGAAGACGTTCGGCGCACCCCTGCGCGACCTGGTGTCGTCCGGGCAGGTGCCGGAGGCCGTGGTCGACCGGGCGGTACGCCGCGTCCTGACGCAGAAGGAGGCGCTGGGCCTCCTCGACCCGGACTGGAGCCCGGTCCCGTCGGCCCTCGCCCACGTCGATCCGCGCGTCCCGGGCGCCACGGACCGGCTGCGCGGCACCGTCAGCCTCGACCGCCCCGAGCACCGCGACATCTCCCGCCGGCTGGCGGAGCGGTCCGTCATCCTGCTCAGCAACCAGGGAGCCCTGCCCCTCGGGCGCCCCCGAAGGATCGCCCTCGTCGGCCCGCAGGCCGACACGCCGACGGCCGTACTGGGCTGCTACTCCTTCCCCGTGCACGTCGGGTCCCAGCATCCCGGCACCCCCGTGGGCATCGAACTGCCCACCCTCCGGGAGGCGTTGGCCGCCGAGTTCCCCGACAGCGAGGTCGTCACCGTCGCCGGGTCGGACATCGACACCCCGGACACCAGCGGCTTCGCCCGGGCCGTGGCGGCGGCCAGCGAGGCGGACGTGGTCGTCGTCGCGCTCGGGGACCGGGCCGGGCTGTTCGGCCGCGGCACCAGCGGCGAGGGCTGCGACGCGGAGAGCCTGGCCCTGCCCGGCGTACAGCACCACCTCCTCGACGCGCTCCTCGACACCGGGAAACCGGTGGTGGTGACCCTGCTTGCCGGCCGGCCCTACGCGCTGGGCCGCGCCACCCACGAGGCGGCCGCGATCGTCCAGGCGTTCTTCCCCGGCCAGGAAGGCGCCGGGGCGGTGGCGGGCGTGCTCGGCGGCCGGATCAACCCCTCCGGGCGGCTGCCGGTGAGCGTCCCCCGGCTGGCGGGCGCCCAGCCCTCCACGTACCTGGCCGCCCCCCTGGCCATGGCCGGTGACGTCTCCAGCATCGACCCCACCCCCGCCTTCGGATTCGGACACGGGCTCACCTACACCACGTTCGCCTGGTCGGACCTCGACACGGGCGGCGACGGGGACCGTACGCCCCCCGTGGCCACCGACGGCGAGGTCGCCCTCGCCTTCACCGTCCGCAACACCGGCGAGCGGGCGGGCGACGAAGTGGTCCAGCTGTACCTGCGGGACCCGGTGGCGTCCGTCGTCCAGCCGGTCCAGCGGCTGATCGGGTACGTACGGGTCGCGCTCGACCCGGGCCGGTCGGCGCGGATCGGCGTCACCGTGCCCGCGGACCTGGCGTCCTTCACCGGCAGGGACGGACGACGGGTCGTCGAACCGGGGCGGCTGGAGCTGCGGTTGGCGGCCTCCAGCACCGACGTCCGGTTCACGGCCGCGGTGACCCTCACCGGGCCGCCGAGACACGTGGACCACACCCGTGAACTGCACGCCCGATTCACCGTCACGCGCACCTGA
- a CDS encoding isochorismatase family protein produces the protein MTTLEGRPNTALLVVDVQKGVVGEAHERETVVGNIAGLVERARRERVPVVWVQHSDEGLVHGSDDWRIAPELAPDDAEPHVEKRHGDSFEDTTLESVLADLAVGRLVVVGAETDACVRSTIHGAFTRGYDVTLVSDAHTAGDKSQWGAPPPDQVIAHTNLYWSFQTAPGRTAGTVVSKDVDFATAP, from the coding sequence ATGACGACGCTTGAGGGCCGGCCGAACACCGCACTGCTTGTGGTCGACGTGCAGAAGGGCGTGGTCGGGGAGGCACACGAGCGCGAGACCGTCGTGGGCAACATCGCCGGCCTCGTCGAGAGGGCGCGGCGCGAACGGGTCCCGGTGGTCTGGGTCCAGCACTCCGACGAGGGGCTCGTGCACGGAAGCGACGACTGGCGGATCGCCCCCGAACTGGCGCCGGACGACGCCGAACCCCATGTCGAGAAGCGGCACGGCGACTCCTTCGAGGACACCACCCTGGAGAGCGTCCTGGCGGACCTCGCGGTGGGTCGCCTGGTCGTGGTCGGCGCGGAGACCGACGCGTGCGTCCGCTCGACCATCCACGGCGCCTTCACCCGGGGGTACGACGTGACCCTGGTGAGCGACGCGCACACGGCGGGGGACAAGTCCCAGTGGGGCGCGCCGCCGCCGGACCAGGTCATCGCGCACACGAACCTGTACTGGAGCTTCCAGACGGCGCCGGGGCGCACGGCCGGGACGGTCGTCAGCAAGGACGTGGACTTCGCCACCGCCCCCTGA
- a CDS encoding amidohydrolase, which yields MQTSDARIAADGAAPLLLRAIRVGSGGPVRDLVVSGGRIAAIGTDLAPPPGSETVDGRGLTVLPGFWDAHVHSVQWASARRRVDLSGARSARAAADLMAAAALDGQHGPDEPLIGFGFRDGLWPDAPDPSLLAWSEDTGHAVALVSNDLHTAWFGRAALRRIGQGGHPTGVLREQACLDAVARLAQAGPEVVDRWVRDAVRAAAARGVVGILDFEYADNIADWTRRASVADLGVQVICSVYPTHLERAIEEGRRTGDVLPGTGGLARVGPLKLFVDGSLNTRTALCADPYPGAARPGERHGILQTPPAELARLMARAAEHGIHAAVHAIGDRANTLALDAFEEVGCPGRIEHAQLIDRADLARFAAPGLVLGVQPAHAPDDRDIADHHWAGRTDRSYPYAELLRAGATLEIGSDAPVSPLDPWHGIAAAVHRSGPDGRDPWHPEQAITLDDALVAASGGRRGPRVGDTADLVLTAGDPARVSARELREMPVYGTLLAGRWTYRTG from the coding sequence ATGCAGACGAGTGACGCACGCATCGCCGCCGATGGGGCCGCCCCGCTGTTGCTCCGCGCGATACGCGTCGGCTCCGGCGGTCCGGTCCGTGACCTCGTGGTCTCCGGCGGCCGGATCGCCGCCATCGGTACGGACCTCGCTCCCCCTCCCGGTAGCGAGACCGTGGACGGCCGGGGCCTCACCGTGCTCCCCGGCTTCTGGGACGCGCACGTGCACAGCGTCCAGTGGGCCAGCGCGCGCCGCCGCGTCGACCTGTCCGGCGCACGGTCCGCGCGGGCGGCGGCGGATCTCATGGCCGCCGCGGCGCTCGACGGGCAGCACGGACCGGACGAGCCGCTCATCGGGTTCGGCTTCCGCGACGGGTTGTGGCCCGACGCGCCGGATCCGTCCCTGCTCGCGTGGTCCGAGGACACCGGCCATGCCGTGGCGCTGGTCAGCAACGACCTGCACACGGCGTGGTTCGGCCGGGCCGCCCTGCGCCGGATCGGGCAGGGCGGCCACCCGACCGGGGTGCTGCGCGAGCAGGCGTGCCTCGACGCGGTCGCCCGCCTCGCCCAGGCGGGTCCCGAGGTCGTCGACCGCTGGGTGCGCGACGCCGTACGCGCCGCCGCGGCCCGGGGTGTGGTGGGGATCCTGGACTTCGAGTACGCCGACAACATCGCCGACTGGACCCGCCGCGCGTCCGTGGCGGACCTGGGCGTCCAGGTGATCTGCTCGGTCTATCCGACCCATCTGGAGCGGGCGATCGAGGAGGGCCGGCGCACCGGCGACGTGCTGCCCGGCACCGGCGGGCTGGCGCGGGTCGGTCCGCTCAAGCTCTTCGTGGACGGCTCGCTCAACACGCGGACCGCGTTGTGCGCCGATCCGTATCCCGGGGCGGCCCGGCCCGGGGAGCGGCACGGGATCCTCCAGACCCCTCCGGCGGAGCTGGCGCGGCTCATGGCCCGCGCGGCGGAGCACGGCATCCACGCCGCGGTGCACGCGATCGGCGACCGTGCCAACACCCTTGCCCTGGACGCGTTCGAGGAGGTCGGCTGTCCCGGCCGGATCGAGCACGCCCAGCTGATCGACCGTGCGGACCTTGCCCGGTTCGCCGCGCCCGGTCTCGTGCTGGGCGTCCAGCCGGCGCACGCCCCGGACGACCGTGACATCGCCGACCACCACTGGGCCGGGCGGACCGACCGGTCCTACCCGTACGCCGAGTTGCTCCGCGCCGGGGCGACCCTGGAGATCGGCTCGGACGCGCCGGTCTCCCCGCTGGATCCGTGGCACGGCATCGCGGCCGCGGTGCACCGGTCCGGACCGGACGGCCGCGACCCGTGGCACCCCGAGCAGGCGATCACCCTGGACGACGCCCTCGTGGCGGCCTCGGGCGGGCGGCGCGGACCGCGCGTCGGGGACACGGCCGACCTGGTGCTCACCGCCGGCGACCCGGCGCGGGTGTCCGCGCGTGAGCTGCGGGAGATGCCGGTGTACGGCACGCTCCTGGCCGGCCGGTGGACGTACCGAACGGGCTGA
- a CDS encoding VOC family protein → MFNAITHSQIYVLDQDAALDFYVGKLGLEVGADIDMGFMRWLTVHVPGHPERQILLEKPGPPAMSEETAGQVRELLTKGAVGGHLIFSTGDCRKTYATLVEKGVEFTEEPTERPYGIDCGLRDPFGNHIRFTEPKG, encoded by the coding sequence ATGTTCAACGCGATCACACACTCACAGATCTACGTCCTCGACCAGGACGCGGCCCTCGACTTCTACGTCGGCAAGCTCGGCCTGGAGGTCGGCGCCGACATCGACATGGGCTTCATGCGCTGGCTGACCGTCCACGTCCCCGGCCACCCGGAGCGCCAGATCCTGCTGGAGAAGCCGGGACCCCCGGCGATGTCCGAGGAGACCGCCGGGCAGGTCCGCGAGCTGCTGACCAAGGGGGCGGTGGGCGGCCACCTCATCTTCAGCACGGGCGACTGCCGCAAGACCTACGCGACGCTGGTGGAGAAGGGCGTCGAGTTCACCGAGGAGCCGACCGAGCGCCCGTACGGGATCGACTGCGGCCTCCGCGACCCCTTCGGCAACCACATCCGCTTCACCGAGCCGAAGGGCTAA
- a CDS encoding helix-turn-helix domain-containing protein, with translation MSRAAEETNRRMLRARDAMDHAYARPLDVPTLARIALVSEAHFARTFRATFGETPHRYLQRRRVERAMFLLRDTDRSVTDICFQVGFGSPGTFSRTFRDIVGRSPRTYRKEARAAREAREAAAAKGVPTCFTMAWTRPSA, from the coding sequence GTGAGCCGGGCCGCAGAAGAGACCAACCGCCGCATGCTCCGCGCGCGGGACGCGATGGACCACGCGTACGCGCGGCCGTTGGACGTGCCGACCCTGGCCCGGATCGCCCTGGTGTCGGAGGCGCACTTCGCCCGTACCTTCCGGGCCACCTTCGGCGAGACGCCGCACCGCTACCTCCAGCGCCGCCGGGTGGAGCGGGCGATGTTCCTGCTGCGGGACACCGACCGCAGTGTGACGGACATCTGCTTCCAGGTCGGCTTCGGCAGTCCGGGGACCTTCAGCCGCACGTTCCGCGACATCGTGGGCCGGTCACCGAGGACGTACCGGAAGGAGGCCCGGGCCGCCAGGGAGGCCAGGGAAGCGGCGGCCGCCAAGGGGGTGCCCACGTGTTTCACCATGGCGTGGACCCGGCCGAGCGCCTGA
- the cpt gene encoding chloramphenicol phosphotransferase CPT: MTTQVIVLNGGSSSGKSGIVRCLQAVLPDPWLAAAIDSLVDAMPASLRSSDAGIEFTADGGVNLGAEFLRLEAAWMEGVAATARAGVGVIVDDVFLGGPESQERWRKALVGLDVLWVGVRCETPVAEGREIARGDRARGMAAAQADLVHRGVVYDLEIDTTHAESLDCARSIAARVT; the protein is encoded by the coding sequence GTGACAACTCAGGTGATCGTGTTGAACGGCGGTTCCAGTTCGGGCAAGTCCGGCATCGTCCGGTGTCTCCAGGCAGTGCTGCCGGACCCGTGGCTCGCCGCCGCGATCGACTCGCTGGTCGACGCGATGCCCGCCTCCCTCAGAAGCTCGGACGCCGGCATCGAGTTCACCGCGGACGGGGGTGTGAACCTCGGAGCGGAGTTCCTCAGACTGGAGGCCGCCTGGATGGAGGGCGTCGCCGCGACGGCGCGCGCGGGCGTGGGCGTCATCGTGGACGACGTCTTCCTCGGCGGCCCGGAATCCCAGGAGCGGTGGCGCAAGGCCCTGGTCGGACTGGACGTGCTGTGGGTGGGCGTCCGGTGCGAGACCCCGGTCGCCGAGGGCCGCGAGATCGCGCGCGGCGACCGGGCCAGGGGAATGGCCGCCGCGCAGGCGGACCTGGTCCACCGCGGCGTGGTCTACGACCTGGAGATCGACACCACCCACGCGGAGTCCCTGGACTGCGCACGGTCCATCGCGGCCCGCGTCACCTAG
- a CDS encoding MFS transporter, whose translation MTWQTNRETSVDSSQPAARPGGVVGILAFAGIVAAITQTLVVPLIAELPKLLDTSASNASWVITATLLAAAVATPVAGRLGDMYGKRRMLLVSLVPLVVGSVVCALSSSVVPMIVGRGLQGVGMGVVPLGISLLRDVVPAEKLGSSIAIMSASMGVGGALGLPFAAAIAENTSWRVLFWVVAALALAVGSLIWAFVPAGGEATGSKGFDVLGAIGLGAGLVCLLLAVSKGADWGWGSGTTLGLFAAAVVVLLVWGVWELRISEPLVDLRVTARPQVLMTNAASVLVGFAMYAQSLVVPQLLQLPKSTGYGLGQSMLAMGLWMAPAGLMMMIMSPLGAKLSAVKGPKVTLAVGSLVIGVGYGLSLPLLGSGSPWSLLVVTLVCNTGVGFAYGAMPALIMGAVPLSETASANSFNTLMRSIGSSVSAAVIGVVLAQMTTDFGGYALPSEDGFRAAMLIGCGVGLAAAVVAALIPVRRTTPAGSAPAPVPAPEAAAQA comes from the coding sequence CGCCCCGGTGGCGTGGTCGGCATCCTCGCCTTCGCGGGCATCGTGGCCGCGATCACCCAGACCTTGGTGGTGCCGCTGATCGCGGAGCTGCCGAAGCTGCTCGACACCTCGGCGTCCAACGCCTCCTGGGTCATCACCGCCACCCTGCTCGCGGCGGCCGTCGCCACGCCCGTCGCCGGACGGCTCGGCGACATGTACGGCAAGCGCCGCATGCTGCTGGTCTCCCTGGTGCCGCTCGTCGTGGGCTCGGTGGTGTGCGCCCTGTCGTCGTCCGTCGTCCCGATGATTGTCGGTCGCGGCCTCCAGGGCGTCGGCATGGGTGTGGTCCCCCTCGGCATCAGCCTCCTGCGCGACGTGGTGCCGGCCGAGAAGCTCGGCTCGTCCATCGCGATCATGAGCGCGTCGATGGGCGTGGGCGGTGCGCTCGGCCTCCCCTTCGCCGCCGCGATCGCGGAGAACACCAGCTGGCGGGTGCTGTTCTGGGTCGTCGCCGCCCTGGCCCTGGCCGTCGGAAGCCTCATCTGGGCCTTCGTCCCCGCGGGCGGCGAGGCCACCGGGTCGAAGGGCTTCGACGTGCTCGGCGCCATCGGGCTGGGCGCCGGCCTGGTCTGCCTGCTGCTCGCCGTGTCCAAGGGCGCGGACTGGGGTTGGGGCAGCGGCACCACCCTGGGGCTCTTCGCGGCCGCCGTCGTGGTGCTGCTCGTGTGGGGTGTGTGGGAACTGCGTATCAGCGAGCCGCTGGTCGACCTGCGGGTGACCGCCCGCCCCCAGGTCCTGATGACCAACGCGGCCTCGGTGCTGGTCGGTTTCGCGATGTACGCCCAGTCCCTGGTCGTACCGCAGCTGCTCCAGCTGCCGAAGTCGACCGGTTACGGCCTGGGGCAGTCGATGCTCGCCATGGGTCTGTGGATGGCGCCGGCCGGCCTCATGATGATGATCATGTCGCCGCTCGGCGCGAAGCTGTCGGCGGTCAAGGGCCCGAAGGTCACCCTGGCCGTGGGCAGCCTTGTCATCGGCGTGGGATACGGCCTCTCGCTGCCGCTGCTCGGCTCGGGGTCCCCCTGGAGCCTGTTGGTGGTCACCCTCGTCTGCAACACGGGCGTGGGGTTCGCGTACGGCGCGATGCCGGCCCTGATCATGGGCGCCGTCCCCCTGTCGGAGACGGCCTCCGCCAACAGCTTCAACACACTGATGCGTTCGATCGGCAGCTCGGTCTCCGCCGCCGTGATCGGTGTGGTCCTGGCGCAGATGACCACCGACTTCGGCGGGTACGCCCTGCCGTCCGAGGACGGCTTCCGTGCCGCCATGCTCATCGGATGCGGTGTGGGGCTGGCGGCGGCGGTGGTCGCCGCCCTCATTCCGGTACGGAGGACCACGCCGGCCGGGTCCGCCCCGGCGCCGGTCCCCGCGCCCGAGGCCGCCGCGCAGGCCTGA